In one window of Mercurialis annua linkage group LG4, ddMerAnnu1.2, whole genome shotgun sequence DNA:
- the LOC126676424 gene encoding peptide chain release factor PrfB3, chloroplastic, which produces MAAFVSRARAASLCLKFQSLTTKRSSNQAHFFRIHASQFMDDDHKLYKQLGLFSLKKKIEDAVLRAENSARPALDLEEARWIRQEEVMRESDLWDDLVKSSEILGKLAHSAKAVDALKDLKYKAEEAKLISQLADVEGINYSLLKQAYSASLAVNKIWGQYEMVNLLKGPYDTEGASLIIKAGSESLKAEMWAKDLLNMYVKWAKKLGCRSRLVEKHPSISNYDGIKLATVEFEFECAYGYLSGEKGIHNMINLQSGSAYNEVSSACVDVIPLFLGRMYDLKIKDDELIISPPLLSKEKTPTKPTVCIQHIPTGITVQSSGERSYLANKIKALNRLKAKLLVIAEEEKNSDMSKDSDLEACHKEIRRYISHPYKLVQDVKTGIQLPDLNSILDGNIEALIRAHIKSRCTN; this is translated from the exons atggCGGCATTTGTAAGCAGAGCAAGAGCAGCTTCTCTCTGCTTAAAATTTCAATCTTTAACTACCAAAAGAAGTAGCAACCAAGCTCACTTTTTCAGAATTCATGCTTCTCAATTCATGGATGATGACCACAAGCTCTACAAACAATTGG GTTTGTTTTCTTTGAAAAAGAAGATTGAAGATGCTGTTCTTCGGGCTGAGAACTCAGCACGGCCAGCGCTGGATCTTGAGGAAGCTAGATGGATCAGGCAAGAAGAAGTGATGCGTGAGAGTGACCTTTGGGATGACCTTGTCAAATCTAGTGAAATTCTTGGTAAACTGGCTCATAGTGCAAAAGCTGTTGATGCTCTTAAAGACCTAAAGTATAAG gcTGAAGAGGCAAAGCTGATTTCACAGTTGGCAGATGTGGAAGGCATCAATTACTCACTTCTTAAGCAAGCTTATAGTGCATCTTTAGCTGTAAACAAAATATGGGGTCAGTATGAGATGGTGAATCTTCTTAAGGGGCCATATGACACTGAGGGAGCGTCTTTGATTATTAAAGCTGGATCCGAAAGCCTTAAAGCTGAG ATGTGGGCAAAAGATCTTCTGAACATGTATGTCAAATGGGCCAAAAAGCTAGGTTGCAGAAGCAGGCTAGTTGAGAAGCATCCTTCTATATCTAATTACGATGGTATCAAGTTGGCGACTGTTGAGTTTGAATTTGAGTGTGCTTATGGCTATCTTTCAGGAGAGAAGGGTATTCATAACATGATAAATTTGCAGAGTGGTTCTGCTTACAATGAG GTAAGCTCAGCATGTGTGGATGTAATTCCTCTTTTCCTCGGAAGAATGTATGACCTGAAAATCAAGGACGATGAGTTAATCATCTCACCCCCTTTGCTTAGCAAGGAGAAGACCCCAACAAAACCAACAGTGTGCATTCAGCATATTCCTACCGGCATAACGGTGCAATCCTCAG GTGAGAGAAGTTACTTGGCGAATAAGATAAAGGCTCTTAACCGATTAAAAGCTAAACTCCTCGTGATTGCGGAAGAGGAAAAGAATTCCGATATGAGCAAAGATTCCGATTTAGAAGCGTGCCATAAAGAAATCAGGAGGTATATTTCTCATCCTTACAAGTTAGTACAAGATGTAAAAACGGGCATCCAATTGCCCGACTTAAACTCTATTTTGGATGGAAATATTGAAGCTCTTATTAGAGCTCATATTAAAAGTAGATGTACAAACTGA